From the genome of Aphis gossypii isolate Hap1 unplaced genomic scaffold, ASM2018417v2 Contig00429_ERROPOS248183+, whole genome shotgun sequence:
ttctaaaataacaaaaattgaatatcaatCCAGCAAACAGATGTTTATCCGTATTTACACGAAAGCTTTACTTTTTTGGAAGGAATTTTTTCGGAACCTGACAAAGTTAAACTATCTAATAATGGTTACTCTTATCTCTTCGAACAAATACGGCTGGAAATCAATAGTATAGAAGTTGATAGCACGCGTGTTCTTGGAATCACTAGCTCGTTGAAAGGATACTTATCCGGTACACCAGATAACTATAATTGCTATGAatattaaacgttaaaaatatacgttgGAAAAAGACTGTAGTATATTTGACCATTGTAATCTAACAAACGTCAGAGTATTTCTGAACTCAATAGCTTACCCGTacgataatttgaatttagattttacaaaaaataattttgacttattatatgatatattgtatacatcatTTCAAGAATCGTACTCTGACGGAATCCGATATTGAGCCCTTCTACTTTTCTCTCAAACGCTCCAGTTATAGTCATTGATACTTCAAAACAGAACGATTCAGCCACAGCCTCAGCAGTGGATGTACAATTAGAAATTGAAGCTTCAGAATCGCTTACAAGTGTAactgcttattgtttattgattcATGGTCGTATTGTAGAATATGTCCCTTTTACTAGagaagtgaaaaaaatattgtaaattcaatttataataataaaaagtttatttaataatttgtgttcttttcttcaaataattatttcagtttacaataaattttggtaaaaaaaaaaaaaaaaattggtttgtacacggtaaatattttaatgtgagaGGTAAATAGGTGGACAATATATGTGTTAATACCGTATTGTGTTACACGTAAATCTGAGTTAGCGTAATAtgttgtctaaaaaaaaaaaaaattgagatttttttgttacacgGTGGAGCATGTAGAAATGCCTGCCTTGTAATGAAGAAATCTCCCCGTAAAAAAGGTGCTcagaacatacaaatatatactactCATATGCATATTGATGAGTTATTATTTGAGCTAGGattttaatgacttaaaaaatacacaaaaatgcactaaaaaaaaaaaaaaaaatgacctaAAAACtctaaacaatgaaaaaaaaatgtagcaaaaagaatataattttaaaataaatatttttattaattattaattattatttattcatttgtttattaatattttcattgagcGTATCCGGTTTCTGGTATATTTATtctgaaaaatcaataaaatcataatttaaaatcatttaatgaaaaatatatcatattttttcacttgtacacatatttttgcatCGCACAATTAGATGATTCTTAAGATTTTCAAACAGGAAGCTGCGACGGCGGtcagataaaatgtttttttatgaaaaaaaacttcGTTCAACGTCCACAGAAGTAACAGGggcatatttgaaataaaccatatcatttaaagttaaaatcttCCGGTATACCATCTCTACTTGTAGTATTTTCACCATTCAAAATagcagatatattttttaaaactctgaatccattatttttcattaaaacatttttcagtttgtttgatattttttctccGATTATATTAGGAGCAAGGGATAATGTAGtctcaatttgttttattttatcaatagatTCTGATAATAATACTCCAGAAGTCtccagtttttttatttccaaagGAATGAAaccaaaattagattttaaataaattagattagCCTCTAAACTTGACTTAGACCTAACTTCTTTTGCTTCTTTTATGGTAGCTGAatcttcataatttaattcaagcaaaactttttttacataggaaaaattttcagaatagTAATTTACAGCATTAAGCCAGGTTCTCCACCGTGTGATAACGGGTTCAGTTCGCAATAAAATTCCTGGAGCaagagttttaaaaatatttttttttacgcaacttataagtttattgacgttttgaaaatttgatctTATTTCTTCTGCAACTCTATGAATTGCATGCGCCAcgcaggttaggttaggtttgcACCATTTTTGAATACAAAGTGCAAATGGCTCTTCCTGCTTTCACCATATATGGAGCAGCATCGGATACAAAAATGAGGACATTATCGTGTTTTATTCCTTCAGGCCATAATGTAAACATGGCTTTATCGAACGTTTTTGCAATGgttgaatgatttattttttccaaaatatctgaatgtaacaaaaatgtttttcctgAATTTTCTGCTTCCAGGGTACCAATAACGATATTGAGCATGTACCTTTTCCGCCAAAAACCCGGTTCCCTGATTTACGCATGCCCTTTCCACCCAAAACGAAAAAGGTATGATTCCCGTTTCCgccaaaatttatttttgtgaaaaaacgTTTCCGCCAATTACTATTTAGGAACcatgtaaaatttttacatattcgtatcattacaaattgtaatacaagtagataataatattgtattagtcAAATATATAGGCACAATTATAttagagttttaaaaatattacataattgcatattataatatgtccattctatttaactatttcaaagtataaataatataaaatataaattataatacaagtgtcaagtatataatatcaagtttaaaaaaatcgtaagTATAGGTAAAATATCATCTGGTAGAGTTttgaaaaaacacaatataaaatataatataaaacacaaaaaatataaattataatattagaatacgtcatgttttaaaaaatcttataattaaaagaaacagttttaataaaagtgtacctactaatttcattcgattttttttttgttattgcgTCTTCTGTAGTTTTTACAcggtttagaatttttttgttttttgaaatttttttaatattattttgagcactattaatttttatataagtatcggTCTGTATTGTGTCTTTAAGTATTTGCAAGAATGTGAAAAATGATGGGTGTGccttataaaatgtttggttGAAATGCGAATGAAAAGATTCACAATTGTTAGTGGTTCTGTTTAGTGTCGCTGAATGTGAAGCCCACATATTTGGTGGAAATTTGGAATTTTCATCAATATAGTTTTCTAAGATATAATCGGCGTACTTAGTATATTTGCTGTCATCAGGGATGTCTGACATTAAgtcaaaagaaaaacaatctGATACTTCCGAATTgtccaaaaatgttaaaccaaaagtatgttttaaccaatcattttttttatattctaaggTTAAGCCTAATTCCTGTATTTTTCGATACTAACTTTGTATCAAATGAAAACGGCAACACACTATTACTACTGATGGCCATATTAACAATACAGCTTGGTGGATAGctatttcaaaatcaatagtGATTGACTGtggtttgaatattaaatttaaatttaaacatttctgTACTACTTGAAATAATGCTTCCTTATATGATTCAGTCTTTTTATCTAATAGTAAACAAAATACTaaagatatataatacgtattaactAACCcatgtattgtaaataattgagtAAATAATGAAGGACAATATGAAAATGTGCCATCAACATAGATTATTTCAgatttacataacatttttaaattagtattgcaggaaaatattattatattagaaatttcatcattcaataacaaaaattctTCATCATTAGTCGTCAAAGTATTAACTGAACTTACAGCACTGTGAATATCAGCTATACATTTTGGATTCATTGGTAAAATCTGACGACGAGCACGGTATACACATTTTCGTAATGCAGAGATATCATTTGTTGTCATTGTTGAGGAAACTCCAAAATCTTTAATTTCTCctgaaaaatagttattttaataacatttggactaattttatttaagtttaataattgaatctcacctagtattatttttctaggTCTTTGACAAATATTGTTAACAGCTTTCCGCTTACATGTCGTTGCTAATTTTTGACGATCTATATTTTTGACGGAACAGTTGTCTCCATGATCACCtgtaataaagaataaattaatttaatttttcataaataaataaataattaaataagtatatttattatactcgtagaTAGAAAACGTACCTTTCATTTCAAGTattactttttctttttcaaaaatatttgccCGACAATTTTTCATGAAACATCTCCACCGAGTTACATTTGTTTGTGACGTATaaccaaaaacatatttaaaaccatcAAAAATCAACATCGTTTTACCTCTTTTACTTTCAACAAAttccattttaaaaactgagaTGTGACGAACAGAATAGATTCTGAATCgaaatataagaattttacatttgtcagataattattgtgtgcgaattataaataaactatgataCAGTGTATATTTCCTTCCGCTATCGACGATTATCAACAATTATCGAAGATTATCggtgtatagtaggtatatacattacaaataTCGTTGTCTTTTATATATACCACtacatatattcaatattgcttaaatattaaaacaaatggtttccaaactttttttgacaGAAATGGCTTTTGGCGGAAACGGGAATCGtaccttttttgtttttggcgGAAAAGGGCTATGGCGTAAACgggcaatattattttggcgGAAACGGGCAACTCCCACGATATTTACAACATATCGGCTttcaatatttacacaaacccaaatttttttatcgcctACATAGTgtctaatattttgtattgtatttatatatcatttttcaacataatttttacgTAGTGTAGACTCAtatggaattttaaattttatatttttttctaaaaattttctaaaacttgtgttatttaatttagcaaGTGGAATATTAGCTGCTAATAATGCTTTATAAAgctctaaattaaataacaattaatcactattatttgttaaattagataatagtacttgattatttttttgcacTTCATTCAGTTTTCGTTGAATTCCACGAACATGCTTATCTCGACTGATGTGTTGTTGAATAGTAAATTTCTTTTCAGAGGCAACGGCaacattacaaattttacaaaaaagcaCCATACTGTCAGTAGAAAAAATATCGGCACCAAACTCACTCACAAAACTACGTAAACGGCTTCCTATTGTTGACTTAatttttggcatttttaatattttttaagttttaatattagttgtaatattatttgttcggtatatatacagttaaaaacgGTGTAGAATCACATAGGTACGTGTTGTATTAACTACTAAAGCTTCTATTGTATACCTTAATGGTTTTGGGTTCGTTCGATATTTAATCTTATCAGATAAAtcgacaattaattttattactttttcgaTTTATACCCACTTTGCCGAATCCCAATTCACTGACATTTCAGTTTGCCGACCAATACaccagttttaaaatatttttaatattattttattaatatagtttcaaTTTTCCCGATTCGCCGATAGgtgacaataattttatcgaaaacCCGTAGgtactataggtaataattgaGATTACCTATACAAcacatattaaacaaatttaaaataaacaaatatttgtgtaaatactcaaaattaacgaaaaagatttgtaaaaatgtcCTTAAAAACACAATCGATGTTCTTGTCTAGGTACAATAAGTGACCAAGGTTCAGCTAATGTAAGTGCCAtaagaaatttgaaattagagACGAGGGCTTCgcatttaagaaataataccGTTTACAATGatgaattttatgaaatacaattgaaaactgaacaaattttaaaattggtccatatttatgatatcCCACATTTAATGAAGTGCATCAGAAATAATTTGATGACGAAATCTTAATATTCTATGTTGACGGTATTAAGAAAGAAGCTAAATGGTCTCATTTGGTAGAGTTGTACAATGTTGATAGTCAAACACCAGATTGTAAAATGTTACCAAGACTAACAGATCAGCACATCATTCCCgagaaagttaaaaaaatgaaagtgaAATATGCTACACAGGTGTTTTCACAACGAGTAGCTCCCAcgatgaattttttaacttgtaagtacagtatattaatatgtatatttttaactatgtaatattaatagttttgatattttacagCTCGAGATATCATTAACTCTGGTGCTAAAGATATTGCTTctctttgttatttttttgatgactTATTCGACTCTCTCAAAGGTAGTTTTGACAAAACTGTTGATGGTAAAATGTACCGCACAGCTGTCAAAAAGAATAGTCCTCATCATAACCTTTgggaaaaaagtttaaaaatactcaGTACAATGAGTTTTGTAAATGAAAAGggcaaaaaaatatcaactccAACCATTCAAAATTGGATATCAACAATTAAAGgtcatttatttgaaaacaattatcaattaaatcgcttaaattacaataaataaaatattaatttttcagcaTTTCAAATCCTGTATAAAGTATTGAGCTCACAAGGTATTCGGTCAATCCTACCAAGACATTTGAATTAGGATTCCCTGAAAAACTTCTTTGGAGCTATTCGGTCAATAGGTTCAATTAATCCCAGTTGTCATTCATTTGTTTCTGCGTACAATACATTGGTTCTCAACAACTTGATTTCACCACATTCACCCGGAGCAAATTGCGAGGAAGATTTTACTGAAGGTAGTCTTACCTCTTTTAAAAATCTGTTTGATAAGGCAGCCCAATTTTCAACACCTACCACCAACAAAACTATAGCTGCAGATCTACCGGAAACAATTCATCAATTGTCTTCAACAACTGAATTTATACAAGGACAAACACAAACATATATAGCTgtgtatatattgaaaaaattaaacaaagatgtgttaaaaaattgtaaatactgCCTTCGCCATCTTTGTGGTAAAACTGTTTCTAAAGAAAACCAACTTATTGCTGCTCGAGAGTATCAAACTGGccgtaattcattaaaatatacatcttCTTCTTTCCaaaaaattgttcaacaaataatttgttgtgGGTCAACAAATGCCAATGGTTTGTCAtcatgaaaacattttacaaaatcttGCATTTAACGTCTCcaagattttcaattttaataatattttggactGTCCTGATCACCGAGATATATTTCCacctaaaataatcaatatggtCGTTAAGTTGATGATAAACCATTATTGTACAGAGGTTAATCGTATTTTACTCGGTAAACGTAAAATTCAACAGCGTGAAACAGatccaatgaaaaaaattgccCATGCATGGTATCTCAAGCATAGCAAACTAAAAATTCaacagaaatttaatttagtttaaaataattgttacttgtttattatattttttttacatagttttgCTAAGGCCCGGTTTTTCAATCATTCAGTTATTCGACAGATAACTATCTGtcggataataattatttagtgaatAAATTTCCGAATAAAACACAAGTgtttttcaatacaaatttattcttcgaatacctagttatttgacgaataaaattattctatagatAAATCAATGTGGTGGTACTGATAGCAGTGGTAGTAATAGTGGATTGTGGAACaagttgtatacattttttgattatgaTTGGTCAAGATATTCTTATCAATGATACTCgtattatcaatattcaatataattattaatattattaatgttcattaaaattaattcgttgttaataatttgagaTTTGAGCTTTTGTTGAGCTGTGCTACGAAATGGCATCGAAAAGTAATGAGGTTAAAAGGGCAAGGGCTACTAATTTTTCATTCAAcgaaaaagaattattattaaaatatgctatagaaaatcagaatattttagaaaataaggAATCAAACGCTGTATCTTGGAAAGAAAAGAATAAATGCTGGCTTAAAATTGCTGAGCAATATAATTCAACTACATCAGGATttgtaagttaataattaggtGTTTTATACtgagaaaaaatatctaaaaaaaatatgaatttgagataaacaatttattttgtactgtTGTAGCCAAGAGATGCtacaagtttaaaattaaaatatgaaggtATAAAGAAGTTGTTGAGAGGATCAAaaagtgaattatttaaaactggtGGGGGTCCATGTAAAACTGAATATTCAGGTACTAGTGAATTGGAGAAACACTTGTATGAAATTATTCAGCTTTCAGTTGAAGGGTTACCTAGCTTTTAAGATTCTGATGCTAGTAAGTTAATTTccaaattttctaatttaatgtaactgtatgtattttgaattttcatttatgcAGTTCCACAAAGTGTCATTTATCCAGTTAATGAACATAATGTAACATATATTAATCCTGAAAAATTAGCTGATTCAAGTGATAgttttattgattatgatattgttttagataatgaaaataactgTCTTTCAgttaataatggtattttttttttacaaatttctgAAGTTTTGTATCttgtttttattgcatttttaacaCTAGAAAAGCAAATTTCAGTTCTGGATAATTTATGCAGCGAATCTGTATTAGATAATCCAACCATGCTATCAACCCAATGTGCTAAtgaatctataatatacaatacttcAATTGTAAATCAGGCTAGTACTTCTGGTGTATtgagtagtaataataaaccatCTTGGTCCCCCATCGAATCttctaaacttttaaaatctaCTGGAAAACACCAAAAACtaacaagtaaaatatattttatattaatattaaataataatatataacatattttataaaaataaatatatatttatattatatattatatattatatttatacaaggttagtcacaatttttttttataagcatttatatttatgcttaaaaaaatcaacactaagttttccttcaaagtTCAAATAGCTATTAAGAAAGCTCTAAGCATCATTGTAGGAGAAATgttacgaaatcgcgtaatgataacgattttaaaatatttgttaatattaaaaaagtagtaGTCATAAtagtcgtagatacttaaaaatttcaccagtaATTTaagttcagaatcgttttccATGTATAAATGACCACGCATTTTTTTAACCTGTAGTCTTTACCTAAATTATTACGAAAATCTTCTgctctataatttaaaattgttattgatatACTTGAATTGCTCATCTATAGAGTCAAAGAagctattatgtaataatattatatattgatttggGGGGAAACATCTagataccattttttttttattatttcaatattttctaaacattgaatatttcGGGGGGCAGTTATAGTAAACCAACTTACCTATCGGTAAATTAAGATATTTGGTGGTTGATGTATTCTAAAACTTGAAAAACGACAGCCTTTGAGATTCGGAATCTGATCCTAAAATCATGATCATCCCAAAGGGTCATATGATCAACTCTCATACGTATGGTGTATGTACGacgttgataatttaaaaactcgaCGATTTCTTGATCATCGtcttcatttatttcaaatatatccattattaatttataggtaatttatagttaaagaaTTAGAAGTACAAGCTGgtttggtattattattataataacaaaatataacttttggtTATCACAGCTTTTTGCATTTATGTATGATAACGTATTAATTCGTCGAATAACTTGTTATTTGGTCaaaaaagtacctaataacTTATTCGTGGTTTATTCATCGAATAAGATTTATTCTGACATTGAAAAACCggtaattatctattttttcttatctGTCGAATAACTCATGTTATTTGATGaataaatatgattgaaaAACCGGGCCTAAGACATGTGCTGAAATCCagcaatatttgttaaattttaatattatgtttgactatgtatattatatatgtatttattttaattttaatactatatacattgtataacaataaataaaaatgttgtattttgaacttaattgttttttatttcattcgtaaacttttaataaattactaaacaaaCTATCGATAATATTAATCGATAGTAACTATCGATAGTGCAATATCGAATACCTAGTATCGATGTTGACACGGTTTTAGTATATGCGTACGGCTACAGGGAGCAGTTACGGCAGACCAACAATTTAACGTTGAGTCGctcatctattataatatactaatctaTGCCCTGATCTGTCAATATCGTTCCCGGTATTCCATGTACACACACGATATGTATAACCAGTCACGTACACAGAATACAATTTCCGTGGGGGGGgttacaaaatatagtaatacatattatatagcaacataataaaacaattcctTCCTACttactcattatttttaatgtgacAATTATTATGCTAACTTTATGTATGTCATTTGTTCAGTGTTCAGAAGTTTATTCAGGAAATAGGAATATtaggaataaataataataataatagtaataaaaataaataaaactatgtattatgAACCGAACAGAaatgtatttgattaatatatatttatatgcacatacaattacctaggtatattaaaattttaagtataaatagaagaaaaaaatcaaacaatttatatgttttatataaaaaaaatacaaactaaaatataaaatcccaTTTTCGTGGTAACATTGCAAATCTATCGATAATGTCTTccacatttaaattaacatttcgGTATATGTTTAGTAAAGCCAATCCAGTAAGTCTCGTTTCTCCCATATTGTTTCGTAAGTATGTTTTAAGTCCCCGTAGAGTTGAGAATGACCGTTCAGCAGTAGCAGTTGTAACAGGTAATGTGGCCATAACTGTCAAAAGACTGTGGATGTTTGGGAAAAAATCATAAGACATTGCAGACAAAGTAGTCAATGATGTAGTTGGACGGTCTCTATCAGATACATTTTTCCATTTAGCTagccatattttaatttctgcgtcaaatgtttcataattaggtaaaatatctttataaaaaagCGCTACCTcttaaaaatcgtttatatcagttgtatttttaagaaaatttggAATAAGTGATTGTAGTTTGGTCATTACATGATGATGATTAGTAAATCTATCTTGTAATTGACAAATAAAATGATccaaaaaagataaaaatattgatcttTTATAATACTGTTCCGGAGAATCAGATGGAATATTATTACGTGCAGTTTCTCGACCTACAGTTCTTGCTACCTCAATAATTCCTTCTAACATAGACTCTTctgaattagaaaatatttgtttaaactcATCATCGCTATTTTCTcgaatttctttaaatatttgacagACATCTGTTACTCGCTCATAACAATATgacaaatcaatatttactttttgtagTGCTATAGATAGTGGTaaagttaaagaaaaaaacttcTCAATCACATGTAAAGCCATGATAAAAACTGAGTTATTAATGGAATTTGAAAGCTGAAAAGCTGTACGGGATGTTTCTACATTTGAACActcttctaatttttttaatgcattataaataGCTTTGTATAATTCTTTAAATCTAATTAGGCTTTCATGTCGATCTACACATCGCGTTTCACACAGTTTTATTTGAGTTTTTGTTCGACTTTGTGGGACATATTCATTAATACATTCAATCAGTGTTTTTGTTCTTTGCGATGAAGCTCGGAAAAATGCTATTACTGAAGATACAGTTCCAATACAATTTCTAATTGATACGATTTTACATGAGCTTCCTATAGCCAAATTCAAAGAATGAGAATCGCAATGCACATAAAGCGCATATGGAACAgcctctaaaatataaaaattaaaaattaaattataaaactgtgTAGGTAAGTATCtagtgttacatattattttattttatttaaaatttaaaaattgtaaaaaaaaattaccctttaaattaatttattcattttccaaatacaataaaaagagaagaaaatatacataactttaaaatcatatgatataaattatattttacctcTGATATATTGCTGGACGCCAATGAACTGCCCACTCATCGATGCCGCGCCATCATAACCTTGACCtacaagacatttttttttcaagtccGAATTTCTCTAGCAACTGAAGTATAGATAGTATAGATGTAGATAATCCTTTACCAGTCATATCGTGaacaattgaaaattcaaGAAAATCTTCCATAATACAGTTTGATACACCGTCAACGTATCGTACACAAAAAGACATTTGTTCTAACCGAGATATGTCTTGTGTTTCGTCtactaaaatagaaaaatattttggatttctgatatttttaatatattttcttgtattaaattgccACAAATAGTAATGATTTCATTTTGGACATTAGGACTCGTGTAAGATGCAAAAGTTTTTgcgttttttaaatgtttgtctaAAATAGGATCAGTCAAtgatttaaatcttaataaagATCTAAAATTCCCATCATTTGTTCCTATACTTTCATCATATATTTTCCCACTGTCATTATTACCtcttaaagtaatattttgttttccacATACAATTAAGGTTTCAATTATTGGACGAAGAATAGATCGATTTTCAATGACTTGTTTTTTTCGTGAAGTATCTATCTCatttgcaatattatttttttttgttttccattACCTTAATAAATTCTTCAGAGCGAATGATTGAAAGCTTATGATACTCAGAGTTTGAATGACGATTAAAACGTTCAATGGCATCTTTCCATTTCGTAAAAGGTTTTACAATCAGAGCACCTAATTTTTGATGGATCCCTTTACCAACACTGTTATTGGCAAATATTACACAGCATTTACACAAGGCACTTTGTTCTTTTTCGGAGTAAACAAGCCAAGGAAAACAGTTTAACCAATCTAATTGAAATTTCAGCCGCCTTTGTTGTTCGATGGGAAATTGGTAATTTTTGGGAGGTATCCatggattttttaataactcgtATTTTTTtgcatcatttatattattagaagctaataaaaataatccaatatccagacaataattttttaacgattCATTGTCTATATTTGAATCAAGTTGGGTCTGCAAGGCGTTTGGTACATCAACTTCGGttgcaatattttcaatattactcGATTCACTTTCAGtttcttcattatttttaattttttttacaccaaaattgaataatgatGATTGATCACTATTTCTTTTCATTTCGTATACGTGCCTGTGTATAACAAAAGCTTCCGCGACCGTGTTTGCCTGATGATTAGGTATTGGTACTCCTACCGTGTATTTAGATAAGTCATCttacattgttaaaatatagttattactagACAATGTTGTTGGTAATGGACctacaatatctaaaaatatttttcctaatGGTTTTGTACTT
Proteins encoded in this window:
- the LOC126554102 gene encoding uncharacterized protein LOC126554102, whose product is MEFVESKRGKTMLIFDGFKYVFGYTSQTNVTRWRCFMKNCRANIFEKEKVILEMKGDHGDNCSVKNIDRQKLATTCKRKAVNNICQRPRKIILGEIQLLNLNKISPNVIKITIFQEKLKILEFPQQ